CCTTTAACAGACCATTACACCTTAAAACTGTAAAGCTGAACTAAAATCTTCCATAAATTTCATTCAGAGAACAGTTTATCATGTTCTTTCACGATAAATTGCTTAGCCCATCACAATGACATTAATCAATAACTTGGTAGAGAAATCTGGTAAACGTTCAGTTTAAGCTACCTACAAGGCATGCAGTTCAGTTTGATTTCAACATCTGTCACATAAGAAATCGCTACCCTTTTTCTTTGTATGCTAAAATCAAACTTTGAACATGTAAGGCCTTGCTTGGTGGGTCTAATCTCCGATACAATGTGACAAGCAGTGGTGTCTAAATGAGAAGCTGCAAATGTTTACTATGTGACGTGCAACGGAGATTACATGGGCTTAAGTTGAACAATGGTCATTATCTGCAGTGAAGTGTCTAATACACTCACTATTTTTTTCCTCTCGCTTATATACGTTATTCTACAAGTACAAGATAAGATCCTATTTCGTAGTACGAGTCAACAACGGAGACACGACAAAAGTGAAGTGTCTAATCATCCACATCAAATTAGAAAATGAGGAACATTACACGCAGTATGACGATATTGCATATCGATCCCTTTTAAAAGCAGAAAAATATTGTTGGTTTATCAGAGAATACTTCAATAACACTATCTTACGATCAGCTTGAAAATGAGGTCCTTCATATAAAAGTCGAGGGCATTTTAGTGTGGATGTACAGAAGTTCGTTGAGCGAAGTCAGTAGGTGTTTAGTCATCGATATTAACACCAATGTGGCAAGATAGCAGCACAACTTAGTTTATCAGAAAGTTGAGAGGCAAACAGAAACATACTAGTTGCTTCTTGAAATCTCTCTGTCCGAGCAAGCTTGTTTTCTGCACGTTCCTGCAATATTAGAGTACGGAAATGATTACAAAAACAGAAATATGGTACTTATACAGCAGAGACGGAACAAAGAAAATGATGCCAACCTCTATGTAAATTTGATTAGGAAAGGCTTTTCTTTTCGTAATTCTGTCATCATTAAAGTCATTCCTTACTAAATCAGTCTCTGGCATTATCTTCTCATTTTCGGCAGCACCAGAAGAGTTTTCTTTGAATGAACTCCGGTTGTTTTCATCAGTCTCTAATGTTCTTCTCTGTTTATGCTTAAAGTAAGAACTTCTAACGACAACCTTCTTACTTCTACTTGATAGATCGTTGTCATCAGGTTTTTCCAGAAAATAAGAACTCTTCAAAGTGGCGCTCTCCCTTTTACAGGTAGGGCCATTTTCGTCTACTGTACTCTGTTGTAGAAAAGAATTTCTGAGATCATCATTAACCCCATTACGTAACACACTACATGGTTTCGGAATTGAACGACATGATTGCTCCAAAGCACTCCGGCTCCAACTTCCTGTGAACATAATACTTCATTAGTACATAgatttgcattcttttgagtcatgaATAATCATGCAACTTAAACTACATTTCAAAGATTGTAAGAAACAAACCCTCCAATCGGGAATGTGAATCTTCAATCTTTTTCCCAGAAAGCTCAACTTCCATCTGTAGTGCATCAAGGCATGATCCAAATGAGTTTGCATCATAGCATGCACAAATTTTGCTGAACTTCCCGTCAATTAATAGAAAAACTTTCTCTATGAACTTACAGAGTCCTGAGAAGATTTCACATCACTTTGATACACTTCATCAGACGAAAATCCGGACAAACCATTTGTTCTGGGATCAAGCGAGTCTTGGTGAACTTGCTTTGGCATAGTTGGTGAGGATCCATTTGCCAAGTCCGAATTTGTAGGTGACGATCGAGGGGCACTGAACTTTCTCTTTGCTTCCAGAGAAGCAAAACCTTTTTTCAGTTAAGGAGGACTAAATGGAGCAACATTTAGTATAGCTCATACCACTCCAGTCACCAAATATCGCCTAAAACTCACGGGAATAGGtccaaataaaacatgaaattacAAGGAAATGGCTGTACAACAGTAACAAGACGCAAAGATTGGGCTGAAAAGGTTcttcaaaaatcattatattTATTTAGGCAAGGATACAGAAGTAATTTGTCAGAACATTTTTCTGGACAGGCAGATCGAGCTTCTTGCTGTTGCTCTCGGGCCTAAAGTCCTTAACTTGGTAAGACAAATCATCAGTTGAATTTTCTTTGCCCTGCAGTGGAAGGACAAATCCAACAACATTTTTTAAGGACTTGAACTAACCTATGTTACTTACACATTTCACTAGAAAGTTTTGCATAATTTTTTTTAGGTTTCCTTAAAAAGTGTACTTGATAGTTGATACACCCTCTTCCTCGATATTTTAACCGTATCCATAAACTCTACAATCCCTAGTTGAACGAAAACGTACCTGAAATGGCATTTTACTGATTGGATCAAGTTCCCCTTCGGCTATTGCTTTAGCTATATGACGCGGCAGTAATGTAAGATCTAGTTAAGGAAAATCTGATGTAATCTCTGCAACAAGATGCATGACAGTATGAATTAGCAAAGTGAAAAGGATATGGTCCTAAGAAATCCGAGTCCCCTTCAATGGCCTCTGAGATATTTGAGAGATGCACAATGTCCTCTTTATTTGTATCATAGACCCTCTGATGCCGGAAAGTCCACACCGCTTTCTTGAAAGATTCTTCATAAAGCGGAGGAACTATCATAGAACTATATTTCAAGTGTTTGATTACCTGACAGACGGACATTATCATCATCAACAAAATCCTAAATTGATTAGGTTTGGCTAACTGCGATGAAAATCCATGTCGTCTTTACCTTTTGATATGTTTTGTACTTGCTTATCAGAGCATGAGCTCTTTTTAGCCCCATGCCAGGTAGTGACGGTAAATAGTCACAGCCACTCAATATACACATTTCTAGTAACATGTCATTAGAAAATCCAACGAAACTCAGATCCCTGTTGTGTTCTAACTTCTGAAATTGAAACTCAACACCTTGTCCGTATTTGTCCATCTTGTAAATAATCTGCAGTCAACATAACAAGATAAGAGTAATATTAGATTTGTCGAAATGACATCTGAGAAACCGCAGGAAGGTTAGATGTATTTGACACAGCATAAAGGTAGTGCCCAAGTCTCTGACTCTGCTATTTTCTGAAAAAGCCGCATGTTTTTGTCTGAAAATGAAGTGTCAAAGTGTCATGCCCATGTCAAAGTGTCAATGTTGAGTACGGGTACATGAGGTTATACAAAAATGCCTAATCTTTTAGTATTATTTTTATTTACCACTTGATCTATTGCCCTGAATATCTGCATGCCTTGTAATTATCGTCCTTATTACGATGAACTACGATATAAGATACACATACTTGAACTTACCCTTGGGCAACCAAATGCAATGAGATCTGAGTCTTCCGTAATTACAGCATCAACCTGCCTAGTAGTTGCCAAGAAGGCCATTTGTGCATCTGCTTCATAAGGAGCCACTATGTATGAAATGCCTTCACGCTTCAATACCTAATGAGTGTAAGAGTGCATATTCAGCGAAAAGTATTCAGAGATAAAAGGTTAACCATATTTAGTTAGTCAGTAAGGCCACTGAAGCTTTGAATATTTTCAGGAACACATTAGTTTACTAGAAGAATTGTCTACCATCAATCAGCATTCCACAAGAAAAGAAAAGACCTTGACGGACCTGTATCAATTCAAATGCAATTGCTGGCGAAATATCAACAGCCTTTTGGTAACATTCATATGCAGCAGAAGAATTTCCACTAGACTCGTGTTGCATAGCACGTTCAAGATTCTCCTTCCTAGACCTGCGTAAAAAATTTACATGAAACAACTTAGCAACTACTCCGTATCTAAAAAGCAAAAAGATCACTTCAGCACATAACCAAAGTATGCACAAAGTATAAGGCATGACCACAAAGCAAACTGTCGCACATCAATTACTTTCTCGAAAAATTATAACTATACAAGGCACTTTTACAGAGCATGAAACGGGATTTGTATGTATATTAACCaaattttgaaaatgacattGGACCACTTAATAATGACCACAGTAAAAGAAAAGACAATTCTATACAAGGCTCAAATCTCATCTGCATTCTGCTTGGAAAAAAAAGAAGGGAAATGTCACACAAATCTCATTTACCAAAGATATCATTAGACAAATATTGTttactaaaaaaatattttgaacaaCGGTGTTATAATGCAAAAATTAGGATGCTCTCGAAGCTGTACAGTTGAAAAACATTTTTCTCAACTGCCGATTTTTAGGAGAAATAAAGCACCTTGTAACTATGCAGGAGGGGACTGAAGAATCATTTTCCACAATAAGGTCAGCTTAGGCAGCTAGTACATCACCAGTAAAGTCAAGACACAAGAAAACTACAAAAAGTTAATGACACAAGGTAACGTAATTGAAGCAACTATACAGgaagggcggaagctaagttcaAGTGAATAGCAAACCTTGCACGCTTATTCTCCTGCTCAGTTTTCatcggtagaaaacctccatcaaagaTAAGGATAGGCTTTACACCATAATGACGCAATAAATTTACTCTGTGCATACAATAGTCGATGTGCCTGAGACAACGAAAAAACATTAGGACAATGAATAAGTTGAATCAGAAAGAAACAATGCTACAGCTTTAAGTAATAATAATTCTACTGAAATTTTAAGAGTTCTGTGTTTCCTAGTTCCTACCATAATACGAAGTATTGCACATAATTCTATCACACATCCCCATCTTACTTTTCATAGCAGCAAGCGCATGCATTCGAACAAGttacaaaaaaaatatatttcGAGAAGAGTGTGTAATTATGGTCAAGCAGGTTGCCTCCACTAGTATATATATTTTACATTACTGTGGTCAAGCAGGGTGCCTCCACTAGTATATTATACAGTCTAACAAACACAGGAATTATTACATAAACAAATAGCAAAGCGAAGATAATAATTTAGGTTTCCGCCACAAGCTTATGATACATTAAATTCCAGCTTAACTATGTGATAAATCCATACTGAAAACATATCAAGATTCAAGACTAGTGCTAGGACTGTCATTATCACACTTCTGCAATTTAAGTTGAAGAAATAACTTGATCAGCAAACGAAGATCAATTCAACAAAGCAAAAACAATGTTTTGTAGTCTATCCCCTCATCAAATCATATATGCATGAAGAAATGCCAGACTTCCTGTGCTCGAAAGACAAGCTATCTTGGATAACCTCCTTATCTGACTGACCTCCTTAGCCATAGCAACAAATTGGTGAAGGCCATACAATTACTGATTGGTACCACGAAGAGCCCAAACAGCCAACTCGGACTAAAAAAGGATTATCAACAATTAAGAACAGTATCTTAATAATCTACCATCTAGTTGAAGCACAAAGAAAATCTAAGTCTAACATACGAATTTGTCCAAGGAGGACCATCTCAAAATGTGGGAAAACAAAGATCATGTTGCCAAAAGAAATATCTAAGGAGCTCCAAAGTTGTTATGCCTACTGCATCTCCACATCAGGACTCGCTACTTTCAGCTGGAAGCTCCAAAAATCTCAGCTAATGAAGAAATTTACAACATCTGCAACACATAATAGAATAATACAGACACAGGACTTCCCCCCTGCTGCCCATAAACAAAATACTGCTGTGGTTTCTCCGTCTTTCATCCTCTCCCCAGACTCCCCTCCCCTCCCACCTTCATGCAAGTTATAAACCAGTGGATAGACGCACAACAAATTTAGCTAGCAAAATCGTGAGGGGTCATACCATACCTTAAGTTCAAATCCCGTCAATATAAAAAATGCCCTTGTCGCTTCCTTTACACCAAAAGGCAAACAAAGGTCCAAAACCGATTATTACCAGAACTACATTCTACAAAAACACAAATGCTTTGTGTATGGCGGCCTTACATTAACCCAATTAAAGCAGCCATCTATTCAACTTGTACTGATTCAAAACACCAAAAATTGATATTTTTCATCACAGATGACATACTCATATACCTGATACCACCGCACATTTTACAATGACATAAGAATAACACCAGAAATCGGCTATAGAACCCGATAAAAGTAACAATAACAACCTCCAAATTCCAAAACCCCGCCAAAAATTAAACCATTTCAGCACAACATTACACCTCTAATCAATCAGTAACAACAAATCATCAACAAAAACATCAAATAATTCACAATCAATCCTGCCACCAAATTAGCACAAACAACTAATCAAATACCTAATCAATTAACCAAATGCCTAACCCATTTCATTAATCAGATTTAATTCTCAAAAGggtatcaacagaatcaaacttAATACCCAAAATCTAAACTTTAATCAAAATAAATTCCAGAAAAAATGTTGAAAATATACCTAGAAGTTGGGATTCCTTTACAAAGTTGAGTACTACAAGATAAAGCACCTTTATGTAACCAAGAATAAGTATCAACAGCAACACAACATCCTTTTAAATCTTTGACGTGTATTGGTGACATTATCGATTTTAATTGCGGTAATAAACCTTGAATCCCcattgattttgattttgttttctGGGTTTATTGATTGTAAAAATTGGGGAAGAAGAATGGGTTTTCTGGGTGGGGAATCGGGGGGATTGTGTTTCCCTCCTAGTCTCTTCGTATGTATGTTGTTTATTGGCGGGAAGGATTCGGAACGGAATGTCGGAATTAGAGTTGTTTACGGGTCATCTCGTTTAGTAGATCTAAATTGTACAATAAGTTGCAGATGAGTGACTTGTTAACCCATTTTAAAGTTGCTAAGAATACCGGAATTAGAGTTATTTTTTGGGTCGTCACGTCCATTCCATGAAATTACCAATATCTTGAATTAAATGCGGTTGACCAAACTATATTGGTATTGACTTAAAAAAAAGGTTGGTGCTAAATTTACCTCAAAATTTGATACGAGTAAATTATTTGGCGGAAATGTTAAATATGTTTCAAAACATACGTTACTAGTATAGAAGCAAGCGTAGTCACtaaatatgatgaattatttGGCCACAGTATACATTGTTTGCAAATCTccaaaggattttttttttttttttgacaacggtAAAGAAAGTGTTTTACATCGTGGTGGTACGGCTCACTAAACCATACCTATAAACAACGGCATAAAACACGAAAATACTACTAATAACATAATCTAAAACAACAAGGTAAATGCATCGGTTGGCAATAATGTGTTTGTGGCATACGACGGCAGTCAGGCCACAGACTTGGACTTCAAAAACATCTTTTACACTCTTCGATAGACGAGCAACGATGGCCAGAGGAAGACATCCATCTTTGTTTGTCTTGATTGATGAAGTTTCGGAGAAATACCTACAACAAAACCTAATGAagagtctcggagattcatctccttggctgtgaCATACTTCCTCAGTATACCAAAGAGCCCCCATAATCTCGTCTATTATACATCTGGTGTCCTGTCCCCTTATCCATGGGTCTTGTAGGACGAATGGTACATTGCATGCGGTTTGTGTTGAGCCTTGTTCTCGGTGGTATCCAGAGAGGTTTATAGTAAGGGGGATTTTCAAGTGGTTTTTGCCACTGTTACCCAGTTTGTTACCTGCTTTTCAAAGCTATGAAGTCCGGGTCAGCGGGGGTTATGGTGATTTTGAACTCAAATCAAGAATAGCGCAACTTAATCACATTGCGAGTTAAGCTAAATGATATTGTACAATTTTTAAGAACATAGAACAAAACTGCAATATTTTCATTTCATGAAACAGACATCATTACATGCATTTATCCTTCTACTTCACCAATTAGTAGAGATTAAACCAGATCATAAATGTACAAATATGACCAAAACTATGTACAACAGCTTAATACGAGTTGCAATCGAGTTACATAACAAGCATGTCTCCGTCTCAAATCTCAATCAAGCATCTCCCCATCTTCCAAAACGATGTCTTGGATAAACAGATCGTCATCTTCTTCATAGCCCAATCGGTACTCTGGCTTGATGAACAGACCCAATCGCTCCAGTGGGTTTTTCGCTCTGCCTGATTTCGATTGAATCCAAAAACCATGAGACCCATTACTATTGCTGCTCCTCATCAACGCCTCAAGTTCTCATGGCGCCCAAATTATCATCAAGTGTAATTGATCGTTCCATCTGTCATAGACAAGCAACCGAGTTTAGATATAAGGTTGTTAAGCATTCATTACCAACCAACAAATAAAGTTTTATGTACTGAGAGTAACTTGTGAAGTAGTCAATATGTATTTACCTGTTCCAGAGAAGCGCGGGCATCGGCTCTCTCCTGTTCCCGCTGCTTTGTTACTTGATACTCTTCCGATTTCATTGCTGCTTCAACAATGCATGTACTTCCGTCACGGCTGTTTTGCTCGAGGATTGGCTCTTTAACCAGTTTTGGCTTTACGGGTAGCCAAAGGATGTCAAACACTCGACTTAGTTTCATAGCATACAAGTGCACCCAATTATCAGAAGGGTGATAAAGTGTAACGTTAGAGAATATCAGTCTCACATCAGCTGCAAACTCATCATCATCGAGGTACTTATTCTGTTGTAATTTCCGCTTGATGGTTGCAAAGTCCATGGGATGCTTAACCACTCGAAAATAGTCCCCGACCGCATCTGGATCCACTGGATGAAGGAAAGGCACACTCCATTTTTGCTTCATAAGTTTGGTAAGAATACCCTGGCAATGGTCCAACTTGGGCTTCTTTCTTAGTGAACATTCAGAAGAAACTTCAATTTTACGCTTCTTATGCTCGGGTTTTGGTGGTATGTCATCCGCAACTAAGGATGACTTCTGAAGGGATTTTACTTTGGGCGGTTTCAGTTCAGCTCTATGCTTCTTTAACAGCTTTTTAATGTTGTTCAGAGGGTCGGTCGTTCGACTTCTACATATTACCTCCATCGTTATCTGCCTGCAAAAATCGGAAGTCAGTAATCTATAAAACGGGTAACCTTAAAAGGCCATGTAGACAAAGCACGTAGGTGAAGAAAAAACCATGCGTGCATTACGAATGCCACATTGGCTTAGAAAAAAGCCACGCACACTCTTCCAATTGCCACGCACACACTCCACGCATAtcaatttatttaaccattatttcttttatttaatgaaataaccttttaactttcctttcatcattactatatatactcagtaattatgtaccatattttttattttcctttcattcataaaattgagagaattagtaatagaatttttcatatatataactattatattcaccctaattttcaattttattcaaaaaaatctataaaatcttattaaaagacTAATCTAAAAAATGTGACATGGCAAGTTTAATTGTGATGTGAtaacttttaatgtgacatgacaaAAAAAAAGTGACATCAATTACCAATTTAAGAAAGTTAAAAAATGTAAGTTAAAAAAATTaaggtataaacacaaaaaataaagaaaaaaatatGGTAAACTattgatctcctctcataatttttgtatttatttaccttatttatttagccattatttcctttatttaatcaactgaccttttaactttcctttcatcattactatatatactcaatagttatgtaccatattttttattttcctttcattcataaaatttgagagaattagtaatagaatttttcatatataaatataactattatatttaccctaattttcaatttaattcaaaaaatagcacctaaagtaaacatagaaaagtaaattaattgtttcgttttttaatgttcttatgttttgtattaatttgttattattttttgtgtttgtattaatattgcacgggaatgaatttccaactttattcaaaattaaggtataaattaaacacaaaaaagaaagaaaaaatattgTACACTATTGATCTCCTCTCATAAATTTTGTTATAAATTCTGTTATTTATTTACCatatttatttaaccattatttcctttatttaatgaaatgaccttttaactttcctTTCATCATTAATATATATACTCAGTAgttatgtaccatatttttttattttcctttcattcataaaatttgagagaattagtaatagaattttccatatatataactattatattcaccctaattttcaatattattaaaaaaaaatagcacctaaattatacatagaaaagtaaattaattttttcgtttttattattcttattatgtattgtattaatttgttattgttttttgtgtttgtattaatattgcaggagaatgaatttccaactttattcaaaaaattggtaggtaatgtatagctaaagaactaaattaattatttcgctttttgtttttattatattttgaattagtaagaatattattagttattttttgtgtttatattaatattgcaggagaatgaattttcaattttattcaaaaaattggtatggTAGGCACAGTATGCATAGAaaactaaattaattgtttcactttatatttttattatattttgaattaattagaattttattagttttttttttgtgtttgtattaatattatagTAGGATGTGGCTATGGATCTTCTTTATAGATTTTTACTTTGTTTCAATGACTTTCACTTTTGtcggtttttctttttttctatAATGGTGTATTTGAAATATCGAATGGTAGCAAAATTCTTTAATAAGTTGTTGACATGTTGTTACATTATTGTCCTTCACTCTTTCCTACACTTTAGTCTCCTTTGTAACACTTATGTTCTATTTTTATTTCGTCAAACAGGTTACAAATCAAACTGCTAGCCAAACTGTTAGAGTACGATGCACATatgtcaatttgatcttatcatagtgttataatatgcataaTAAATGCTATGCATAATTAGTAATTAGATAGAAACCGAttcttattctccaattcattgttCCAATTTAAATTCTTCCAGACCTTTAAATCATTTcttttgttttccatcaaatatactattctgtaactcacaatattttttggataaataatttttttgaatgatttgtttatattttatttacTCATGAATTAGGAAAGGCTAATATTTCGTATGAAGTATAATAGTATTGTTTTgattagggtaaattgataacttataacTACTATGATACCATTTTTTaaaacttatacctaagataacttttttttaaaacttatacctaaaatcctatttttttctaaaattaataccaaatctcaaaaAAATACATGAAATAACCATTTTACCCTTATTAAAATAGTTCACCCACCCTTTCTCCATCACCTTGACCCATTAACACCCAAATCCGCCATAACCAACACCACAAAATGGATCCTTCCCTACtggcaccaccaccaccaccagagCCACCATCGACGCCTTATCATTGTCCTTCCGCCGGCAACCCCCTCTAACTCCATTCCCGTTGCGTCGAATACGCACATCCCCACAACCTTAACCCATTTCCAGCGCCTCCCCCCATGGTGAACACCCAATTTTGAATAATACACTAAACAAATCTGCCAATTTTGAATTTCATtgcaaaaaaataattaaaaaatcaACTTTGAAAATTCCATTTCTAAGTAAACGTGGCTTAAGACTAAAGACTAAAAGACTTAAGAATGGTGGTAGATTGATTTATGGTGAGAGAATGAGGAGAAGTAGCATAATAAGAGGTTAAATTAGGGTTAGGGATTTGGGGTTTTCGGCGTATGACGGGCTGACGGTGGTACAAAGGGGGGGCGTCGACGGGAAGATAACAGTGGGGCGGCAGTGCTGACACCCATGGTGGTGCCGGTGGGGGAGGAAGTATTGTGATGATGGTTATGGGTTTAATGGTGAGGAAAGGGTGGTAAGGTTTAATTAACAAGGGTAAAATGGTCAATTTATGTCGTTTTTTGAGATTTGGTATTGAGTTTAGAAAAAAGTTGGATTTTAGGTataagttttaaaaaaaagttatcttaggtataagttttgaaaaatggTATTATattaggtataagttatcaaattaccctTTTGATTATAATTCATGTCACATGAATTCGCATGTCatattaaaaatatgcaacattacatttaaatatgccacgtcacattaaattttaatctaggtggctttttggatcctacgtgacTCTGTCTATgtggcgtttatttgtcattttaggttagccttttaattatattttatagattaaacaaatgattgagagagaggactactccatataagttatcaaattaaacacttaaacacaatcaattattaacgatcccgtgatttgcacgggctccaaaactagttatACATTATAACTATCGCTAAACTTTTGATACTATGATTAAATTAGGGAATTTCAAATACTCCCTTTCAAGAAATAAATTATTTACGTTTCATTAGAGTATGTACCTACTCGATCCTAACAAA
This sequence is a window from Silene latifolia isolate original U9 population chromosome 8, ASM4854445v1, whole genome shotgun sequence. Protein-coding genes within it:
- the LOC141596200 gene encoding exonuclease 1; its protein translation is MGIQGLLPQLKSIMSPIHVKDLKGCCVAVDTYSWLHKGALSCSTQLCKGIPTSRHIDYCMHRVNLLRHYGVKPILIFDGGFLPMKTEQENKRARSRKENLERAMQHESSGNSSAAYECYQKAVDISPAIAFELIQVLKREGISYIVAPYEADAQMAFLATTRQVDAVITEDSDLIAFGCPRIIYKMDKYGQGVEFQFQKLEHNRDLSFVGFSNDMLLEMCILSGCDYLPSLPGMGLKRAHALISKYKTYQKVIKHLKYSSMIVPPLYEESFKKAVWTFRHQRVYDTNKEDIVHLSNISEAIEGDSDFLGPLLPRHIAKAIAEGELDPISKMPFQGKENSTDDLSYQVKDFRPESNSKKLDLPVQKNVLTNYFCFASLEAKRKFSAPRSSPTNSDLANGSSPTMPKQVHQDSLDPRTNGLSGFSSDEVYQSDVKSSQDSMEVELSGKKIEDSHSRLEGSWSRSALEQSCRSIPKPCSVLRNGVNDDLRNSFLQQSTVDENGPTCKRESATLKSSYFLEKPDDNDLSSRSKKVVVRSSYFKHKQRRTLETDENNRSSFKENSSGAAENEKIMPETDLVRNDFNDDRITKRKAFPNQIYIEERAENKLARTERFQEATRTDNSTDSDKLTEVKPEEEKFGCKISHLRQYSDISEKSMDKFVSVISSFRFASSGSRASGLRPPLKDVKNVCPLRSVAPADIANFSYMPNTSKVARAPGKRR
- the LOC141594531 gene encoding transcription factor GTE1-like, translated to MEVICRSRTTDPLNNIKKLLKKHRAELKPPKVKSLQKSSLVADDIPPKPEHKKRKIEVSSECSLRKKPKLDHCQGILTKLMKQKWSVPFLHPVDPDAVGDYFRVVKHPMDFATIKRKLQQNKYLDDDEFAADVRLIFSNVTLYHPSDNWVHLYAMKLSRVFDILWLPVKPKLVKEPILEQNSRDGSTCIVEAAMKSEEYQVTKQREQERADARASLEQMERSITLDDNLGAMRT